A region of Huiozyma naganishii CBS 8797 chromosome 12, complete genome DNA encodes the following proteins:
- the BNR1 gene encoding formin BNR1 (similar to Saccharomyces cerevisiae BNR1 (YIL159W); ancestral locus Anc_5.717) — MSKRRSLGRTDLSWDCMKGTARSDTDEYDIAQTGLLLVGTGLSSSPLQGKSMPIGNSTFSTYNTLSDLSLMSSQTSGEALPPVVEYNAKKVPDERIVDTLFDQFLQSGVFFWGTAEQNLRDIPLARKWELICNDHNFNKTAKTGNDEKTSGNKLRKLLAGWTNLTDQQLTQRLHQLEKLLRQSADRLEFVQLPGVSQLLSLTPRINALNHYVFLKCFAAVIVEDKVADELVHDERFLNFLRDTMIGEDQSLRNKLQSCKILLMLAYQDDSCGHEIVWKLISPIQTSWIDELTNIAQNPVSHAQAHIQGRVLYITAAKPMDLVYDHLSTCLCLLNSILEASVALNVKYNILKSLKDAGIHNFFYSLDAIDSPLVFNQVKIYKEKEEQALTKINATKNGPFLPNLVYGTTLMLLIEKSTGTPLEVSMGQLFQCLLDILENRAYSESLRLFNAIIVLLTFFINKFTDSTRNATLPRITDDSLKPMFNESFENLMDSLQSDEVAARAMDQLEESEKKVSQLTDKLKKIQRQTNVERGRTHKEEDVFEELEQVKVMLDEKEIELGALTLQNKRLEEQLKEKTKKYDQTIAHQTLYPEKNTRRGINLFEHIKPSQAHLKRTGFQKGSRKVSLKSSRRINALSSLLESDDDNGKQDNSNIKGSVFCDSASSLGNISDNDPGVSDESSIALSRFASSTSIDNNIPTRSSSNIQTSLGQDEKPITSAYIYSHAASNTAHKQPSMHSDATFTGVSGHILDSNHSSNISLVGGELLDRNNGTPSTFTKEVAPPPPPPLPPFPMSTNLPVNASTESLPPPPPPPLPPGLKANAMDNGIMIPPPPPPLPPVMGPASSNFSNDDTVLNVVDKSNVTGGIAKPVKKLKQIHWDKVEDIEDTIWHNEEIRRDTLKHLQHDGVLKEIESTFKIKEAGPIAKKSCATEGSASKKSVSFLSRDLAQAFGINLHMFSNLSVDEFVKKVLGCDNDIIKNVPVLEFFNREELGAISSSTLRKYAPYCVQYFPEPDASNHTTFEPLPPLERGDEIFLKLCYVLRDYWSVRSHCLLVVCTYEKDYYDIVYKLQKLEDAMRRLKESTALQNFLYIIIEIGNYMNTKAASGVKISSLNKLVFIKSSDNKNLSFLHYIERLIRTKYPDIYRFVHDLKTVEDLGKLTLDQLELECSEYIGKIRKMGHAVKKGPLSDPAKLYPGDMVLKKIRFKAQRANSKAQLLESQMKLSSNDMNQLMKYYGEDPKDATTKNHFFTSFAEFLQLFKKCSRENIEREEMDRVYEQRRKLLEDKQSSRSKSGKGNSAAADAAGGNEDDDENEDEEDAVDKLLDKLREVAKPVGKPRERRTDDAESKSDSSALFERTQAMLSEIQNI, encoded by the coding sequence ATGAGTAAGCGTCGCAGTTTGGGCAGAACGGATCTCTCTTGGGATTGCATGAAGGGGACCGCCCGATCGGATACAGATGAGTACGATATTGCTCAGACAGGGCTGCTGCTCGTGGGCACTGGTCTGTCGTCCTCCCCACTGCAGGGCAAGTCCATGCCCATTGGTAACTCGACTTTCTCGACGTACAACACGCTGTCAGATCTCTCGTTGATGTCGTCACAGACAAGTGGTGAAGCATTGCCGCCAGTGGTGGAGTACAACGCGAAGAAAGTACCGGATGAGAGGATCGTGGATACCTTATTTGATCAGTTCTTGCAAAGTGGTGTCTTCTTCTGGGGTACCGCGGAACAGAATCTGAGGGATATACCACTTGCCAGGAAATGGGAACTGATCTGCAACGACCATAATTTCAACAAAACTGCCAAGACAGGTAATGACGAGAAGACATCAGGGAACAAACTCCGTAAGCTGCTGGCAGGCTGGACCAATCTAACAGATCAACAATTGACCCAACGGCTGCACCAGTTAGAGAAACTGCTGCGACAAAGTGCGGATCGTTTGGAATTCGTTCAACTCCCTGGAGTCTCTCAGTTGCTGTCGCTGACGCCAAGAATAAACGCTTTGAATCATTATGTGTTTTTGAAATGCTTTGCCGCTGTGATAGTGGAGGACAAAGTCGCGGATGAACTCGTACACGACGAGCGcttcctcaatttcttaAGGGACACAATGATCGGTGAAGATCAATCGCTTCGGAACAAACTACAATCGTGTAAAATATTGTTGATGTTGGCATACCAAGACGATTCATGCGGGCATGAAATAGTTTGGAAGTTGATCAGTCCAATACAGACGTCCTGGATAGACGAATTGACCAATATTGCACAAAATCCAGTTTCTCATGCACAAGCGCATATCCAGGGGAGAGTATTGTACATTACTGCTGCAAAACCCATGGACCTCGTATACGATCATCTTTCTACGTGTCTTTGTCTTCTAAACTCGATCCTGGAAGCCTCGGTAGCTCTCAATGTCAAATACAACATACTAAAGTCACTCAAGGATGCAGGGATCcataattttttttacagCCTAGATGCTATCGATTCACCTTTGGTATTTAACCAGGTCAAAATATACAaagagaaggaggaacaAGCATTGACTAAGATTAACGCCACTAAAAATGGACCATTCTTGCCAAACCTGGTGTACGGCACCACATTGATGTTGCTTATAGAAAAATCTACTGGGACGCCCTTAGAGGTTTCCATGGGACAGTTATTTCAGTGTCTACTTgacattttggaaaatagGGCATATTCTGAATCTCTACGACTGTTCAATGCCATCATTGTATTACTAACATTCTTTATCAATAAATTTACTGACAGCACCCGAAATGCAACACTGCCGCGTATCACTGACGACTCGTTGAAGCCCATGTTTAACGAATCATTCGAAAATCTGATGGACAGTTTGCAATCAGACGAGGTAGCTGCAAGGGCTATGGATCAATTAGAGGAATCGGAAAAGAAGGTCTCGCAGTTGACTGATAAACTAAAGAAAATCCAAAGGCAAACAAACGTGGAGAGGGGTAGAACCCACAAGGAGGAAGAcgtctttgaagaattggagCAGGTTAAAGTTATGTTAGATGAGAAGGAGATTGAACTCGGGGCATTAACACTCCAAAATAAAAGGCTCGAAGAACAACTTAAGgaaaagacaaaaaaatacgaCCAAACTATTGCACATCAAACGCTATatccagaaaaaaatacaagaCGGGGTATCAATCTCTTCGAACATATAAAACCATCGCAAGCCCACTTAAAGCGGACCGGGTTCCAAAAAGGTTCCAGAAAGgtctctttgaaatcgaGTAGAAGAATAAACGCGCTTTCGTCGTTACTGGAAAGTGACGACGACAATGGAAAACAGGACAATTCCAATATAAAGGGGTCTGTGTTCTGTGACTCGGCGTCATCCCTGGGTAATATTTCAGACAATGATCCTGGTGTATCCGACGAAAGTAGTATAGCTTTGTCTCGCTTTGCCTCTTCTACAAGCATAGACAATAATATTCCAACCCGGTCGTCCTCTAATATTCAAACGTCTTTGGGGCAGGATGAAAAACCTATAACGTCTGCTTATATTTACTCCCATGCTGCGTCAAATACAGCTCATAAACAACCTTCTATGCATTCTGATGCTACATTTACTGGCGTGTCTGGTCACATACTGGACTCTAACCattcttcaaatatttcaTTGGTTGGTGGAGAGTTGTTAGATAGAAACAATGGCACTCCTTCCACTTTTACAAAGGAGGTGGCACCGCCTCCACCACCTCCTCTCCCTCCCTTTCCAATGTCTACAAACTTGCCCGTTAACGCAAGTACTGAATCTCTACCTCCACCTCCTCCACCTCCTTTGCCTCCTGGCTTAAAGGCCAATGCCATGGATAACGGAATAATGATACCTCCACCTCCACCTCCACTTCCACCAGTAATGGGACCCGCATCAAgcaacttttcaaatgaTGATACGGTACTCAACGTTGTAGACAAGTCTAATGTTACAGGTGGAATTGCGAAGCCAgtcaaaaaattgaagcaGATTCATTGGGATAaagttgaagatattgagGATACGATATGGCACAATGAGGAAATTAGGAGGGACACATTGAAGCATCTACAACATGATGGTGTACTAAAGGAGATCGAAAgtactttcaaaattaAAGAGGCAGGCCCTATTGCGAAAAAGAGTTGTGCAACCGAGGGGAGCGcttccaaaaaatctgTTTCGTTTCTCTCTCGAGACTTAGCCCAAGCATTCGGTATTAACCTACACATGTTTTCGAATCTCTCAGTGGACGAATTTGTGAAGAAAGTACTAGGCTGTGACAATGACATTATTAAGAATGTCCCCGTACTAgaattcttcaacagagaaGAGCTCGGAGCAATATCGTCCAGTACATTGAGAAAGTATGCCCCTTATTGCGTGCAGTATTTCCCTGAACCGGATGCAAGCAACCATACAACGTTCGAGCCTTTGCCACCATTGGAAAGAGGTGATGAGATATTTCTAAAACTGTGTTACGTGTTACGTGACTACTGGTCCGTCAGGTCTCATTGCCTTCTAGTCGTTTGCACGTACGAAAAAGACTACTACGATATTGTTTACAAGTTGCAAAAACTGGAGGATGCCATGCGTAGATTGAAAGAGTCAACTGCTTTACAGAATTTTCTGTACATCATTATAGAGATTGGGAATTACATGAACACTAAAGCCGCTTCTGGGGTAAAGATCAGTTCGTTGAATAAGCTGGTTTTCATCAAGTCTAGCGATAATAAAAACCTGTCTTTTTTGCATTATATTGAGAGGTTGATTAGGACGAAGTACCCAGACATATACAGATTCGTGCACGATTTGAAGACTGTGGAAGATCTGGGGAAGCTTACCTTGGACCAGTTAGAGCTAGAATGCAGTGAATACATCGGCAAGATTCGTAAAATGGGGCATGCGGTAAAGAAGGGACCGTTATCTGATCCAGCGAAACTGTATCCCGGTGATAtggttttgaagaaaattaGGTTTAAAGCGCAGAGGGCCAATTCGAAAGCCCAGCTACTAGAGAGTCAAATGAAGCTATCCTCTAACGACATGAACCAGTTGATGAAGTACTACGGTGAGGACCCGAAGGATGCCACGACTAAGAACCACTTCTTCACGAGTTTCGCcgaatttcttcaactgttcaagaagtgTTCTAGGGAGAATATTGAAAGAGAGGAGATGGACAGAGTATACGAGCAGCGTCGCAAGCTGCTAGAGGACAAGCAGAGTAGTCGCTCGAAAAGCGGCAAAGGGAATTCCGCGGCGGCAGACGCCGCGGGCGGTaacgaagacgacgacgagaacgaAGATGAGGAGGACGCCGTGGATAAACTACTGGACAAGCTCCGTGAGGTGGCGAAGCCCGTGGGCAAACCGAGAGAGAGGCGCACGGACGACGCTGAGAGCAAAAGCGACAGTTCTGCTCTGTTTGAGCGGACGCAGGCGATGCTCAGCGAGATCCAGAACATATAG
- the SMU2 gene encoding Smu2p (similar to Saccharomyces cerevisiae YIL161W; ancestral locus Anc_5.719) — MATQPLQPYRNRADEIARCERVLGAQNFKPYHRRGNKTTAYTFTLGRTRYVLTVPLQYPKYATKLSLAQEQGPGEPQSLAVTNFNGTNRVEMELLAQINFLNESGAILQRPQPQYRALRRQQQSFYKQFAEQGV, encoded by the coding sequence ATGGCTACACAACCACTGCAACCGTACAGAAACAGAGCCGACGAGATAGCCCGTTGCGAGCGCGTTCTCGGTGCACAGAACTTCAAACCCTACCACAGGCGCGGGAACAAGACGACCGCTTACACGTTCACGCTGGGCAGGACCCGCTACGTGTTGACGGTACCCTTGCAGTACCCGAAGTACGCGACAAAATTGTCCCTTGCACAAGAACAGGGCCCAGGGGAGCCACAGAGTCTCGCGGTGACCAACTTCAACGGGACGAACCGCGTCGAGATGGAACTGCTCGCCCAGATCAACTTCCTGAACGAGTCAGGGGCCATACTGCAGAGACCGCAGCCGCAATACAGGGCGCTGCGAAGACAGCAGCAAAGTTTCTACAAGCAGTTTGCTGAACAAGGCGTGTAG
- the SHR3 gene encoding Shr3p (similar to Saccharomyces cerevisiae SHR3 (YDL212W); ancestral locus Anc_2.77), which produces MVSYKELCAVSQAVIVGTTCFVSGVFYNNLSYDFHILFPGSSPITDEHFANSLRHYQLLYGTHRFLVYTLGVIAMLGVLAHVVRTYKPNPELQYFEYGSLILYILGVCIFITNIKTGMECAITHQWGEVTENEGLAVLGCSNIIMIAIFTGVLFIQFGLWYSTNDYEKRLKAFQEEEEAEAKAKAKESSTKKGKRNSNNKKNK; this is translated from the coding sequence ATGGTCAGCTACAAGGAACTCTGCGCGGTGTCGCAGGCAGTGATAGTCGGCACCACGTGTTTCGTCAGTGGTGTCTTCTACAACAACCTGTCGTACGACTTCCACATCTTGTTCCCAGGTTCTTCCCCGATCACAGATGAACACTTCGCCAACTCGTTGCGCCACTACCAACTGCTGTACGGGACTCACAGGTTTTTGGTGTACACTTTAGGGGTGATCGCGATGCTGGGTGTGCTGGCACACGTCGTGCGCACGTATAAACCAAACCCGGAACTGCAGTACTTCGAGTACGGGTCCTTGATTCTGTACATCCTCGGCGTGTGCATCTTCATCACGAACATCAAAACGGGGATGGAATGTGCCATCACGCACCAGTGGGGGGAAGTCACCGAGAACGAGGGGTTGGCCGTGCTCGGTTGCTCCAACATTATCATGATCGCCATCTTCACTGGGGTTCTGTTCATCCAGTTCGGGCTGTGGTACTCCACTAACGACTACGAGAAGAGATTGAAGGCTTTccaagaggaggaggaagcGGAGGCGAAGGCAAAGGCAAAGGAGTCTTCCACCAAGAAGGGCAAGagaaacagcaacaacaagaagaataaaTAA
- the NOP6 gene encoding Nop6p (similar to Saccharomyces cerevisiae NOP6 (YDL213C); ancestral locus Anc_2.72), which yields MGVEKLTKKQLKAKQFRNQKPKPEDTAVATGPVESSSSSTEPPKKKRKTRRGKKGKGNGGVRGGNRFLVFVGQLPADVTADELKAHFKNSAPDHIRVRNDKKIAFLEFDGDKDPQNIQKRMDIALLQHQTSIRDGFKINVELTVGGGGNSQDRLEKLRTKNEKMAAERSDRMTKLILKNSSKGDGRAPTGPADTKDSTKGSSSTLPHGIHPDRAKLLQ from the coding sequence ATGGGGGTTGAGAAATTGACAAAGAAACAGCTTAAGGCGAAGCAGTTCAGGAATCAGAAGCCGAAACCAGAGGACACTGCTGTGGCAACTGGTCCCGTTGAgagtagtagtagtagtacaGAACCACCGAAAAAGAAGCGGAAGACGAGGAGAGGGAAGAAGGGCAAAGGTAACGGCGGTGTACGTGGTGGTAACAGGTTTCTAGTCTTTGTGGGGCAGTTGCCCGCGGACGTGACCGCTGACGAGTTAAAGGCACACTTCAAGAACAGTGCACCTGACCATATCCGTGTACGTAACGACAAGAAGATTGCGTTTCTTGAGTTCGATGGGGATAAAGACCCACAGAATATACAGAAACGTATGGACATTGCCCTGCTGCAACACCAGACGAGCATACGGGACGgcttcaagatcaacgTGGAGCTTACTGTAGGCGGTGGTGGGAACTCTCAGGACAGACTTGAGAAGTTGCGCACCAAGAACGAGAAGATGGCTGCTGAAAGATCGGACCGGATGACCAAactgatcttgaagaacagcagcaagGGTGACGGCCGCGCCCCCACGGGGCCAGCCGACACCAAGGACAGCACCAAGGGCAGCAGCTCTACACTACCGCACGGCATCCACCCTGACAGAGCCAAACTACTGCAATGA
- the GDH2 gene encoding glutamate dehydrogenase (NAD(+)) (similar to Saccharomyces cerevisiae GDH2 (YDL215C); ancestral locus Anc_2.68) — MVYVDRLGATGRLQTPDIASLSISSLSDYHVFDFPGKDLQREQVVDLLDQQGFIPDDLIEQEVEWFYTELGIDDVFFAKEDPQVLSNLILTLYSAKLESFAEKSILDKSGNTQESAVNDYLTIEKKIHTEEGHAIFLESNDVNTPYKLDSQIDNLFLDNDESHRLVSFWAPNSNMKLTFIYKSVFPGSQESAAAAASASPQKYVQGSVGEIDSISDKTMIQILSAETKKLYSLLINLVKEREGPVIKITPSQANKDEIRFLVAYRSFTTKHYYSALNSLFHYYKLRPSKFYVESFANDVTIYSVYLNKSQQREQQNVVPEDIEDSIRQIEREASLLFAIPNSFFIPVYEQRQFSPQEAIYAHIAAIFINHFINRLGPDYANLIATLAPKQSDITLLEIIGNLKKKLRNETFTAKLIIASLQKHYTVVSKLYKNFAQLFYYHNEEEDKRMEKTLSYKRLAKLEPFQNDQEFDTYLNKFIPNDSPDFLILKTLNLFNKSILKTNFYVTRKVAVSFRLDPKLIMPKVEYPDTPYGVFFVVGNTFEGFHIRFRDIARGGIRIVTSKTQDIFEANSRTAIDENYQLASTQQRKNKDIPEGGSKGVILLHPGITDKKKTFIAFSQYVDAMIDILIKDPLKDPYVDYMKHEEILFFGPDEGTATFVDWATTHARKRGCPWWKSFLTGKSQTLGGIPHDEYGMTSLGVRKFVTEMYETLNLTKKEVFKFQTGGPDGDLGSNEILLSTENETYVGLLDGSGVLCDPKGLNKQELMRLAKTRDMCSSFDKAKLSNVGFFVSVDDMDFMLPNGVIVSNGTTFRNVFHTEIFKYVDRVDLFVPCGGRPNSINLNNLHCFIDEKTSKCKIPCIVEGANLFIAQPAKIALEQHGCVLFKDASANKGGVTSSSMEVLASLALSDDDFVNKFVGKANGDVTELYKEYVLEVQRRIEYNAQQEFKQLWSINQASGTPISDLSNVLSLTINKLNDDLVDSQELWLNDLKLRNYLLLKKIIPGLLTEVAGADQILKNIPESYLKVMLSSYLSSSYVYRNGIDVNIGKFLEYIGELRREAQT; from the coding sequence ATGGTTTACGTGGACCGTTTAGGTGCAACTGGAAGGTTGCAAACACCGGATATTGCGTCACTCTCAATATCGTCACTGTCTGATTACCATGTTTTCGATTTCCCAGGGAAGGATCTGCAAAGGGAGCAAGTGGTGGATTTGCTTGACCAGCAAGGGTTTATCCCCGATGACCTCATTGAGCAAGAAGTTGAATGGTTTTACACGGAATTGGGGATCGATGATGTGTTCTTCGCGAAGGAGGACCCACAGGTGCTCAGTAACCTTATTTTGACTTTGTACTCCGCTAAATTGGAATCCTTTGCAGAGAAGAGTATTTTGGACAAATCGGGGAATACTCAAGAGAGTGCAGTGAACGACTACTTGAccattgagaagaagatccaCACGGAGGAGGGCCATGcgatttttttggagtCAAACGACGTCAACACCCCTTACAAACTGGATTCTCAGATCGATAACCTGTTCCTAGACAATGATGAGAGTCACAGATTGGTCTCCTTCTGGGCGCCAAACTCAAATATGAAACTGACCTTCATTTACAAAAGTGTCTTCCCAGGTTCTCAGGAGTCTGCTGCCGCGGCGGCATCTGCTTCCCCTCAAAAATACGTCCAAGGTTCCGTGGGTGAAATCGACTCTATCAGCGACAAGACGATGATTCAGATCTTGTCCGCAGAGACGAAAAAATTGTACTCTTTGCTAATTAATTTGGTCAAGGAGAGAGAGGGTCCCGTGATTAAGATCACTCCATCACAGGCCAATAAAGACGAGATTAGATTCTTGGTCGCGTACAGGTCGTTCACGACAAAACACTACTACTCGGCTTTGAACTCGCTGTTCCACTACTACAAGCTTAGACCTTCGAAATTCTACGTCGAATCCTTTGCTAACGATGTCACCATCTACTCCGtgtacttgaacaagtcCCAACAGCGCGAACAACAAAACGTAGTGCCAGAGGACATAGAGGACAGCATCAGGCAGATCGAAAGAGAGGCGTCCTTGTTGTTTGCTATCCCCAACAGCTTCTTCATCCCAGTTTACGAGCAACGCCAATTCTCACCACAGGAGGCCATCTACGCTCACATTGCAGCAATCTTCATCAACCACTTCATCAACAGGCTTGGCCCAGATTACGCAAACCTGATCGCCACTTTAGCACCAAAACAGTCTGATATTACTTTACTAGAGATCATTGGtaacttgaagaaaaaattgagaaaCGAGACCTTTACAGCAAAGCTGATCATTGCGTCTTTGCAGAAACATTACACGGTTGTATCcaaactgtacaagaacTTTGCACAGTTGTTTTACTACCATaatgaggaggaagacAAAAGAATGGAGAAAACCCTATCGTACAAGAGACTGGCCAAACTGGAACCTTTCCAAAACGACCAGGAATTCGACACGTATctgaacaagttcatccCCAACGACTCCCCAgacttcttgatcttgaagaCTTTGAACCTGTTCAACAAATCCATCTTAAAGACTAACTTCTACGTCACAAGGAAAGTCGCTGTCTCCTTTAGACTGGACCCCAAATTGATCATGCCCAAAGTGGAATACCCAGACACACCATACGGTGtcttctttgttgttgggaACACTTTTGAAGGGTTCCATATCAGGTTTAGGGATATTGCCCGTGGTGGTATAAGAATAGTAACCTCGAAGACACAAGATATCTTTGAAGCTAACTCAAGAACCGCCATTGATGAAAACTACCAACTGGCCTCGACGCAGCAACGGAAGAACAAAGATATCCCAGAGGGTGGTTCAAAGGGTGTCATTTTACTACACCCAGGTATCacagacaagaaaaagacgTTTATCGCTTTCTCCCAATACGTCGACGCCATGATCGATATATTGATCAAGGACCCCTTGAAGGACCCCTACGTTGACTACATGAAGCACGAGGAGATTCTCTTCTTCGGCCCTGACGAGGGCACAGCAACTTTTGTAGACTGGGCCACCACCCACGCAAGGAAGAGAGGTTGTCCTTGGTGGAAATCGTTCCTAACTGGTAAGTCACAGACGCTTGGTGGTATCCCACACGACGAGTACGGTATGACCTCCTTGGGTGTGAGAAAGTTCGTCACCGAAATGTACgaaactttgaatttgaccAAGAAGGAGGTTTTCAAGTTCCAAACCGGTGGGCCCGATGGTGACTTGGGGTCCAATGAGATTCTGTTGAGTACGGAAAACGAAACGTACGTCGGCTTGTTAGATGGTTCTGGTGTATTATGTGATCCAAAGGGTCTCAACAAGCAGGAGTTGATGCGGTTGGCCAAAACGAGAGATATGTGCTCCTCCTTCGATAAGGCAAAATTATCCAACGTCGGGTTCTTCGTATCCGTGGACGACATGGACTTCATGCTACCCAATGGTGTCATAGTTTCCAATGGTACCACTTTCAGAAACGTGTTCCACACGgagatcttcaagtatGTCGACCGCGTGGATCTGTTTGTCCCCTGTGGTGGTAGACCAAACTCCATCAATCTGAACAATCTACATTGTTTCATAGATGAGAAGACGTCTAAATGTAAGATCCCATGCATTGTGGAAGGTGCCAACTTGTTCATCGCGCAGCCAGCGAAAATCGCACTTGAACAGCATGGTTGTGTGCTGTTCAAGGACGCCTCTGCAAATAAAGGTGGTGTTACATCGTCATCTATGGAGGTTCTTGCCTCGCTTGCGCTAAGTGATGATGATTTCgtcaacaagtttgtcgGCAAGGCCAACGGAGACGTTACCGAACTGTACAAAGAGTACGTTCTCGAGGTGCAACGCAGAATTGAATACAACGCGCAACAGGAGTTCAAACAGCTTTGGTCCATTAACCAGGCTTCAGGGACTCCCATCTCGGACTTGTCAAACGTCCTGTCGCTAACAATCAACAAATTGAACGACGACTTGGTGGATTCCCAGGAGTTATGGttgaacgatttgaagttgaGGAACTATTTGctattgaagaaaatcatACCAGGATTGTTGACCGAAGTCGCCGGCGCGGACCAAATATTGAAGAACATTCCGGAGTCGTACCTGAAAGTAATGCTGTCGTCCTACTTGTCGAGCTCCTATGTTTATCGTAACGGAATTGACGTCAACATCGGTAAGTTCTTGGAGTATATCGGGGAGTTGAGAAGAGAAGCCCAAACCTAG
- the RRI1 gene encoding COP9 signalosome catalytic subunit RRI1 (similar to Saccharomyces cerevisiae RRI1 (YDL216C); ancestral locus Anc_2.67) produces the protein MQKCLHFPLTQILLNMYIYFLFYYDESSTFLMYDLFAGKRTANMPKLSQHSISDLQKLVKEVTSASVGGPSAERPPIFRSTTTVSEQGGDCTKLLNRSPLAQDEIIRHCVSERGTDDGTMMGKQFHYNSVLVSQLALSQILRHSIEGGDIEIMGLLVGTTVGSQFIITQSFALPVLGTETRVNAQAESYEYMVKYVSEFVPSQGLVKVVGWYHSHPGYDCWLSSIDMRTQDLNQSYQDPYLAVVVDPKKSVKEGTISVGAFRTTKIANGDEQGELNYYPLKMTVFDSSLGRLSRSLKSLFRANFTYGEEGAASLLDKLISIMKQMKEVRELNKQETVSGQEQEPRQKRDQESNDGHREVLNSTASNDEISRRPSDTRSSSYVSMNSANDGSDIEMGDCERDTVSRTSSVNTVNESALPLLRSTYHQQHTSSQTRTREDLCTATPPRSNVLQHPMLRHAMANTTHSTDKIALSIDRGHTLTSFEKAKREAINAKVLQYMKLRLYRDTFTL, from the coding sequence ATGCAGAAGTGTCTACACTTCCCTCTAACGCAAATCTTATTGAATATGtacatatattttttgttctaTTATGACGAAAGTTCCACCTTTTTAATGTATGACCTCTTTGCAGGTAAGCGTACAGCAAATATGCCTAAACTCTCGCAACACAGTATATCTGATCTGCAGAAATTGGTGAAGGAGGTCACTTCTGCCTCTGTGGGGGGGCCTTCAGCCGAGAGGCCGCCAATTTTCAGATCAACGACTACTGTATCCGAACAGGGGGGAGACTGTACGAAGTTACTGAATAGATCACCGCTCGCACAAGATGAGATTATACGACATTGCGTCAGTGAGAGAGGGACTGATGATGGTACAATGATGGGGAAACAGTTTCATTACAATTCCGTCCTTGTTTCGCAACTGGCACTTAGTCAGATATTAAGACACTCGATAGAGGGAGGGGACATTGAGATTATGGGACTACTAGTGGGCACAACTGTTGGTTCGCAGTTTATTATTACACAGAGCTTTGCGCTGCCCGTACTAGGGACCGAGACGCGAGTTAATGCTCAAGCGGAATCATACGAATACATGGTCAAGTATGTGAGCGAGTTTGTTCCATCGCAGGGGTTGGTAAAAGTTGTGGGCTGGTACCATTCACATCCTGGTTACGACTGTTGGTTAAGTAGTATCGACATGCGCACGCAAGACCTGAACCAATCTTACCAAGATCCGTATCTCGCTGTAGTGGTTGACCCGAAAAAGAGCGTCAAAGAGGGGACGATCTCTGTTGGGGCTTTTCGTACCACCAAAATAGCCAACGGTGATGAGCAAGGTGAATTGAATTACTACCCGCTGAAAATGACAGTCTTTGATTCATCCCTTGGCAGATTAAGTCGATCGTTAAAATCTTTATTCAGGGCAAACTTTACATATGGGGAAGAGGGAGCGGCTTCGTTGTTGGATAAACTTATAAGCATTATGAAGCAAATGAAGGAGGTCCGGGAATTGAATAAACAGGAAACTGTCTCTGGTCAAGAGCAAGAACCGCGACAGAAGAGGGACCAAGAGTCGAATGATGGTCATCGAGAAGTCCTAAATTCAACAGCCTCAAACGATGAAATATCCAGAAGACCTAGCGATACAAGATCCAGTTCGTATGTCTCGATGAACTCTGCCAACGATGGGAGCGATATTGAGATGGGGGACTGCGAAAGAGACACGGTCAGCCGTACCAGCAGTGTGAACACGGTAAATGAGTCGGCCCTCCCGTTGCTGCGGTCTACGTATCACCAACAGCACACGTCATCACAAACGAGAACGAGGGAGGATCTCTGTACTGCTACCCCACCTCGCAGCAACGTTTTACAGCATCCGATGCTTCGACACGCGATGGCCAATACAACACACAGTACGGACAAAATTGCCCTCTCCATCGATAGAGGCCACACTTTGACCTCTTTCGAAAAGGCCAAAAGAGAGGCCATCAATGCCAAAGTACTGCAGTATATGAAACTACGGCTATATAGAGATACATTCACGTTGTAG